Genomic DNA from Streptomyces venezuelae:
CGGCAACGCCTCGCACGAGTTGCGCACGCCCCTGGCCATCAACCGCACGCTCCTGGAGGTGTCGCTCTCCGACCCCGGGGCGCCGCCGGAGCTCCATCAGCTCGGCAAGACGCTGCTGGCCACCAACGAGCGCAGCGAGCAGCTCGTCGAAGGACTGCTGCTCCTCGCCCGCAGCGACAACCAGATCGTGGAGCGGAAACCGGTCGACCTCGCCGAGGTGGCCGATCGCGCCGTCGACCAGGTGCGGACCGAGGCCGACGCGAAGGGCGTGGAGATCCGCGGGGAGCGCGGTCCAGCCGTCGTGCAGGGCAACGGCGTCCTCCTGGAGCGGATCGCCCTGAACCTCGTCCAGAACGCCGTCAGGTACAACGTGCAGGACGAGGGCTGGGTCGAGGTCACCACGGAGGCCCAGCACGGCCAGGCGGTCCTGGTGGTGTCGAACACGGGCCCGGTGGTGCCCGCGTACGAGATCGACAACCTTTTCGAGCCGTTCCGGAGGCTGCGTACGGAGCGGACGGGCAGCGACAAGGGCGTGGGTCTCGGCCTGTCGATCGCCCGGTCGGTGGCGCGGGCCCACGGGGGCCGTATCATCGCGGAGCCGCGTGAGGGGGGAGGGCTCGTGATGCGAGTCACCTTGCCTCTCTGAGAAGCGGCCGCAGACGCGTCGATGTGTTCGCTTTGAGCGGAATTTCCGGGGGTGACTCCCGGGGAGGATGTGTGCGATCGATCACAGAGGCGATTTTTCGGCCATCTACTCTCTGTGATCGTGAAAGTCGTCGGAAAGCCGGGAAAATCCGGGTTTTCGGGAGTCTTGATCACGGGAAGTACACGGGGTGGCGCCCGTGAAGCGCAGTATGAGGACCGTGTACGGTCCCGATCGCCATCCAACAGAACGCCTCTTCAGGGGTGCGGTTGGGTGTCGATTGAGTAACAGACCTTGATGTGAGGCAAAATCTCCGCCTCAGGTCGGGCACAAGTCCGGCCTCTCACGCGTTACGTGCGCTGGAGACACCCGCAGACACCCAGAGGGGGAGAGCGACATGGCAACGGACTACGACACCCCACGTAAGACCGACGATGACGTCAACGAGGACAGCATCGAGGAACTCAAGGCACGGCGGAACGACAAGTCGACCTCAGCGGTCGACGTCGACGAGTTCGAGGCCGCCGAGGGCCTTGAGCTGCCCGGCGCCGACCTTTCCAACGAGGAGCTCGCCGTCCGCGTGCTCCCGAAGCAGCAGGACGAGTTCACCTGCATGAGCTGCTTCCTGGTGCACCACCGCAGCCAGCTGGCCAAGGAGAAGAACGGCCAGCCGATCTGCCGCGACTGCGACTGAGGCGGGGTCGGCCGTGACTGGCTCGACCCCGTTCCGGAAGCGCCGCTTCCGCAAGCGCGGGGCGGACGAAGCCGGCGTCTCGGACGCCGGCGCACGTGACGACGGGCGAGGCTCTTCAGCAGACGGAGCAGCCTCGCTCGAACCGGCGAACGCACTTGAGGCGGTGCCGGACGAGACGGCGGCCGACAAGGCCCCCAGGACCGCAAGGAGCGCCGCTGAGGCCGGGTCCAGGGGCAGCCGTGTCGCCGCCGTCACGCACGGAGTGAGGGAAGGCGTGCGCAAGGGCGGGCGCGGCGCCAAGGCCGGTATCGGATATCTCGCCGACCGGCTGATCGAGAACGCCCCGCGGATCCCGGTCCGCGATCTCGCGACCCTCCGCAAGCAGTTCCCGGGCCTCGGCCCCGAACA
This window encodes:
- a CDS encoding sensor histidine kinase, with translation MAATPAPPAAPPKPTWDPRKAEPPFPWLRPTIRIRLTLLYGGMFLIAGILLLSIIYLLAAQALNVGSDLPFRVTGKSTVSSSTCANFQGLQEHPTETQLNAALNECVNRMRQNALDNLLSRSLLALLGLAVIAFAFGYAMAGRVLSPLGRITRTARRVAGTDLSRRIELDGPDDELKELSDTFDEMLDRLERAFTAQQRFVGNASHELRTPLAINRTLLEVSLSDPGAPPELHQLGKTLLATNERSEQLVEGLLLLARSDNQIVERKPVDLAEVADRAVDQVRTEADAKGVEIRGERGPAVVQGNGVLLERIALNLVQNAVRYNVQDEGWVEVTTEAQHGQAVLVVSNTGPVVPAYEIDNLFEPFRRLRTERTGSDKGVGLGLSIARSVARAHGGRIIAEPREGGGLVMRVTLPL
- a CDS encoding DUF4193 domain-containing protein, with product MATDYDTPRKTDDDVNEDSIEELKARRNDKSTSAVDVDEFEAAEGLELPGADLSNEELAVRVLPKQQDEFTCMSCFLVHHRSQLAKEKNGQPICRDCD